Proteins from a genomic interval of Maniola hyperantus chromosome 1, iAphHyp1.2, whole genome shotgun sequence:
- the LOC117985193 gene encoding cell death abnormality protein 1-like, with product MSRNPIRTASLSVTADMSARALLCASRLALASTALVAVATSSILLSGNDITCSKDGLHADFDTECQEYVRCSSGIVRGRYACPAGRVFSDVAGACVPRRSYPCAQRICAAGDTLAYATPGTACRHYYRCENGTAVDHACPSGSWFDLARQACSRGAGTCYEPVCAGLPDGKYPDSSHECRRTLQCRGAELRAVVSCVGTCVSTCPPPRSTAVPLPAGDADFCSDEACSSLCQHTPDGAYADRSAGCREYFVCESHRVIRRGVCEPGLLFSGSGCESAAGTYCPPPGRSPCFNRQDGLYRDWRDCSSWFECRRERVTARGACELGFVFDGVGCVPRKSYYCEGPDPAAECEGMPSGTYQDLESNCTRYFHCEGTLRTSLACPVGQVFDGARCMPAFQYLCPSLDRDSCYGRADGRYRAVDAGCRGFYACINGEKAVYACPSGRVFDGEMCVPTHPAVCPREDYTCSGLSDGYHAELKSNCHRYFYCEGGDKLATLSCLAGKIFDGHACVEPLRHICGAPRRAIVEHGGRYCERDGFFVQQGTECKHYYFCVSGVRTFLTCPPKQVFNGQVCVLKDQYTCPG from the exons ATGTCAAGGAACCCTATCCGCACTGCGTCACTCTCAGTCACAGCCGACATGTCTGCGCGCGCGCTCCTCTGCGCCAGCCGCCTCGCGCTCGCTTCTACCGCGCTCGTCGCCGTCGCAACTTCCTCTATACTCTTAA GTGGAAACGACATAACGTGCAGTAAGGACGGGCTCCACGCCGACTTCGATACAGAGTGCCAAGAATACGTTCGCTGCTCGTCAGGGATAGTGAGAGGACGCTACGCGTGTCCCGCGGGGCGCGTATTTAGCGACGTAGCCGGAGCATGCGTCCCACGTCGTAGCTATCCCTGTGCCCAACGCATCTGTGCTGCCGGAGATACTTTGGCCTATGCTACACCTGGAACTGCGTGCCGTCACTACTACCGCTGTGAAAATGGTACCGCTGTCGACCACGCCTGCCCCTCGGGCTCATGGTTCGACTTAGCTAGACAAGCGTGTTCGCGTGGTGCGGGCACCTGCTACGAGCCCGTATGTGCGGGACTACCCGATGGCAAATATCCGGACTCTTCGCACGAGTGCCGACGTACTCTGCAGTGCCGCGGGGCAGAGCTACGCGCCGTAGTGTCGTGCGTCGGAACATGCGTGAGCACGTGCCCGCCACCTCGCTCCACTGCTGTTCCTCTTCCGGCCGGTGACGCCGACTTCTGCTCGGACGAGGCGTGCTCCTCGTTGTGCCAACACACCCCGGACGGAGCTTACGCGGATCGTTCAGCCGGCTGCCGCGAATACTTCGTATGTGAATCACATCGCGTTATCAGACGTGGAGTATGCGAACCGGGCCTGCTATTCTCGGGAAGCGGTTGCGAGTCGGCGGCAGGAACTTACTGTCCGCCGCCCGGACGAAGTCCTTGCTTCAATCGACAAGACGGACTCTACAGAGACTGGCGAGACTGCTCTTCTTGGTTCGAATGTCGTCGGGAGAGAGTGACCGCCCGGGGAGCGTGCGAATTAGGTTTCGTGTTCGACGGCGTCGGCTGCGTTCCTAGGAAGTCTTATTACTGCGAAGGTCCCGACCCTGCCGCAGAATGCGAGGGTATGCCGAGCGGAACTTATCAGGACCTCGAGTCGAATTGCACACGATATTTCCATTGCGAGGGCACTCTGCGCACGAGTCTGGCGTGCCCGGTCGGACAAGTTTTCGATGGTGCAAGGTGTATGCCAGCTTTTCAATATCTTTGCCCGAGTTTGGACCGGGATTCGTGCTACGGGCGGGCTGACGGTCGCTATCGCGCTGTGGACGCGGGCTGTCGCGGGTTCTACGCGTGCATCAATGGAGAGAAAGCAGTTTACGCGTGTCCTTCGGGGCGGGTGTTCGACGGCGAAATGTGCGTCCCGACTCATCCGGCGGTCTGTCCGCGCGAAGACTACACCTGCTCTGGACTCTCGGACGGTTACCATGCGGAGCTCAAGTCGAATTGCCACAGGTAC TTTTACTGCGAGGGCGGCGACAAACTAGCGACACTATCCTGCCTGGCAGGCAAGATATTCGACGGTCACGCATGTGTGGAACCCCTGCGTCACATATGCGGTGCTCCAAGACGGGCCATCGTAGAACACGGCGGGCGATATTGTGAGAGAGACGGTTTCTTCGTGCAGCAAGGCACTGAGTGCAAGCATTACTACTTCTGCGTATCCGGCGTGAGAACATTCCTTACCTGTCCTCCAAAACAGGTGTTTAACGGCCAAGTGTGCGTGCTCAAAGACCAGTACACATGTCCGGGCTGA